A region from the Sebastes umbrosus isolate fSebUmb1 chromosome 18, fSebUmb1.pri, whole genome shotgun sequence genome encodes:
- the LOC119476969 gene encoding clathrin coat assembly protein AP180-like isoform X8 encodes MSGQTLTDRIAAAQYQLTGSDMARAVCKATTHEVMAPKKKHLEYLVSATNTTNVNIPQMADTLFERATNASWVVVFKALVTSHHMCVHGNERFIQYLASRTSLFNLSNFIDKTGSHGYDMSTFIRRYGRYLNEKAFAYRQMAFDFTRVKKGAEGVMRTMTTEKLLKGMPVLQTQIDTLLEFDIHPKELNNGIINAAFLLLFKDLVKLFASYNDGVINLLEKYFKMKKGDCKEALEIYKRFLTRVTKIGEFLKLAETVGVDKNDIPDINYAPSSILESLETHMNGLEDVKGGKKGEGSPTKGSPTNNVSPTSTPAKSSNAVPTLQPPPGESAAAAAAAAEPVEDSLLDLDPLSSSGPSGPSAAPTSWGDLLGSEMGDSLLSEPTLTAEPAPSSAAATPTPAAAEPVVSLAPPTSTAAATTPAAANMDLLGDAFATPAAATEPSAAAAEGGAAAAAAATSAPAANAGADLFDSMPDTSFTKADLAPSVDLFTAESTGGDATAAAAPAAPGAELMSVFDGLGDVMKPTLTPQTGDVDTSMANMASNLTMGTPAAPQPGAQGAPMMPMVRPSFPATGAAPGAPMSPGAAQSPRKPPPPRNALDDLNIKDFM; translated from the exons atgtcGGGGCAAACGCTCACGGATCGCATCGCCGCTGCGCAGTACCAGCTAACGGGATCAGACATGGCCCGGGCTGTCTGCAAAGCCACCACTCATGAAGTGATGGCGCCCAAGAAAAAGCACCTGGAGT ACCTGGTGTCagccaccaacaccaccaacgTGAACATCCCTCAGATGGCTGACACGCTGTTTGAGCGAGCCACCAACGCCAGCTGGGTGGTCGTCTTCAAGGCCCTTGTCACCAGTCATCACATGTGTGTCCACGGCAACGAG AGGTTCATTCAGTACTTGGCTTCCAGGACCTCCCTGTTCAACCTCAGCAACTTTATCGACAAAACCGGCTCTCACG GCTACGACATGTCTACATTCATCAGACGATATGGCCGATACCTGAACGAAAAAGCCTTCGCCTACCGCCAGATGGCTTTTGATTTCACCAGAGTCAAGAAAGG TGCTGAGGGCGTGATGAGGACCATGACCACTGAGAAGCTGTTGAAAGGCATGCCTGTTCTGCAGACTCAGATTGACACACTCCTGGAGTTCGAT aTTCATCCCAAGGAGCTGAACAATGGGATCATCAATGCTGCGTTCCTGCTTCTCTTCAAGGATCTGGTCAAACTGTTCGCGTCCTACAACGACGGCGTCATCAACTTATTAG AGAAATACTTCAAGATGAAGAAGGGTGACTGTAAGGAGGCCTTGGAGATCTACAAAAGGTTCCTGACCAGGGTGACAAAGATTGGGGAATTCCTGAAGCTGGCTGAG ACAGTCGGAGTTGACAAAAACGACATTCCTGACATCAACTAC gCTCCCAGCAGTATCCTGGAGAGTCTGGAAACACACATGAACGGTCTGGAGGATGTGAAGGGTGGAAAGAAGGG TGAAGG GTCTCCAACAAAG GGGTCTCCGACGAACAACGTGTCTCCAACATCAACTCCGGCCAAATCTTCAAACGCTGTTCCCACACTGCAGCCTCCTCCTGGGGAgagcgccgccgccgccgctgctgctgctgagccagTTGAAGA TTCCTTGTTGGACCTGGATCCACTGTCCTCCTCGGGTCCCTCAGGACCATCAGCTGCCCCCACGTCTTGGGGAG ATCTTCTTGGATCGG AAATGGGCGATTCCTTGCTATCTGAACCCACCCTCACGGCAGAGCCCGCCCCCTCCTCTGCAGCAGCAACGCCcactcctgcagcagcagaaccCGTGGTCTCTCTAGCTCCTCCCACTAGCACAGCAGCCGCCACTACCCCTGCCGCCGCCAATATGGATCTGTTGGGAG ATGCCTTTGCAACACCTGCTGCTGCCACTGAGCCCTCTGCAGCAGCCGCTGAAGGTGgggctgccgccgccgccgccgccacgtCCGCCCCTGCTGCCAACGCTGGAGCCG ATCTCTTTGATTCCATGCCAGACACGAGCTTCACCAAAGCAGACCTCGCTCCCAGTGTTGACTTGTTTACAGCAG AATCCACAGGAGGAGACGCCACAGccgctgctgctcctgctgcccCCGGCGCTGAGCTCATGtcag TATTTGACGGACTAGGGGATGTAATGAAGCCCACTTTGACCCCTCAGACGGGGGATGTTGACACCTCCATGGCTAACATGGCGAGTA ATCTCACAATGGGGACCCCAGCGGCACCTCAG CCCGGGGCACAAGGAGCTCCCATGATGCCGATGGTGAGGCCAAGCTTCCCCGCCACCGGAGCAGCCCCCGGAGCACCG ATGTCTCCTGGAGCAGCCCAGAGCCCCAGGAAGCCTCCACCCCCGAGGAACGCTCTGGATGACCTCAACATTAAGGACTTCATGTAG
- the LOC119476969 gene encoding clathrin coat assembly protein AP180-like isoform X7 encodes MSGQTLTDRIAAAQYQLTGSDMARAVCKATTHEVMAPKKKHLEYLVSATNTTNVNIPQMADTLFERATNASWVVVFKALVTSHHMCVHGNERFIQYLASRTSLFNLSNFIDKTGSHGYDMSTFIRRYGRYLNEKAFAYRQMAFDFTRVKKGAEGVMRTMTTEKLLKGMPVLQTQIDTLLEFDIHPKELNNGIINAAFLLLFKDLVKLFASYNDGVINLLEKYFKMKKGDCKEALEIYKRFLTRVTKIGEFLKLAETVGVDKNDIPDINYAPSSILESLETHMNGLEDVKGGKKGEGSPTKGSPTNNVSPTSTPAKSSNAVPTLQPPPGESAAAAAAAAEPVEDSLLDLDPLSSSGPSGPSAAPTSWGDLLGSEMGDSLLSEPTLTAEPAPSSAAATPTPAAAEPVVSLAPPTSTAAATTPAAANMDLLGDAFATPAAATEPSAAAAEGGAAAAAAATSAPAANAGAESTGGDATAAAAPAAPGAELMSVFDGLGDVMKPTLTPQTGDVDTSMANMASNLTMGTPAAPQVAPPCWGAPMTVPMGVPPFMGIHPNFSMPGAQGAPMMPMVRPSFPATGAAPGAPMSPGAAQSPRKPPPPRNALDDLNIKDFM; translated from the exons atgtcGGGGCAAACGCTCACGGATCGCATCGCCGCTGCGCAGTACCAGCTAACGGGATCAGACATGGCCCGGGCTGTCTGCAAAGCCACCACTCATGAAGTGATGGCGCCCAAGAAAAAGCACCTGGAGT ACCTGGTGTCagccaccaacaccaccaacgTGAACATCCCTCAGATGGCTGACACGCTGTTTGAGCGAGCCACCAACGCCAGCTGGGTGGTCGTCTTCAAGGCCCTTGTCACCAGTCATCACATGTGTGTCCACGGCAACGAG AGGTTCATTCAGTACTTGGCTTCCAGGACCTCCCTGTTCAACCTCAGCAACTTTATCGACAAAACCGGCTCTCACG GCTACGACATGTCTACATTCATCAGACGATATGGCCGATACCTGAACGAAAAAGCCTTCGCCTACCGCCAGATGGCTTTTGATTTCACCAGAGTCAAGAAAGG TGCTGAGGGCGTGATGAGGACCATGACCACTGAGAAGCTGTTGAAAGGCATGCCTGTTCTGCAGACTCAGATTGACACACTCCTGGAGTTCGAT aTTCATCCCAAGGAGCTGAACAATGGGATCATCAATGCTGCGTTCCTGCTTCTCTTCAAGGATCTGGTCAAACTGTTCGCGTCCTACAACGACGGCGTCATCAACTTATTAG AGAAATACTTCAAGATGAAGAAGGGTGACTGTAAGGAGGCCTTGGAGATCTACAAAAGGTTCCTGACCAGGGTGACAAAGATTGGGGAATTCCTGAAGCTGGCTGAG ACAGTCGGAGTTGACAAAAACGACATTCCTGACATCAACTAC gCTCCCAGCAGTATCCTGGAGAGTCTGGAAACACACATGAACGGTCTGGAGGATGTGAAGGGTGGAAAGAAGGG TGAAGG GTCTCCAACAAAG GGGTCTCCGACGAACAACGTGTCTCCAACATCAACTCCGGCCAAATCTTCAAACGCTGTTCCCACACTGCAGCCTCCTCCTGGGGAgagcgccgccgccgccgctgctgctgctgagccagTTGAAGA TTCCTTGTTGGACCTGGATCCACTGTCCTCCTCGGGTCCCTCAGGACCATCAGCTGCCCCCACGTCTTGGGGAG ATCTTCTTGGATCGG AAATGGGCGATTCCTTGCTATCTGAACCCACCCTCACGGCAGAGCCCGCCCCCTCCTCTGCAGCAGCAACGCCcactcctgcagcagcagaaccCGTGGTCTCTCTAGCTCCTCCCACTAGCACAGCAGCCGCCACTACCCCTGCCGCCGCCAATATGGATCTGTTGGGAG ATGCCTTTGCAACACCTGCTGCTGCCACTGAGCCCTCTGCAGCAGCCGCTGAAGGTGgggctgccgccgccgccgccgccacgtCCGCCCCTGCTGCCAACGCTGGAGCCG AATCCACAGGAGGAGACGCCACAGccgctgctgctcctgctgcccCCGGCGCTGAGCTCATGtcag TATTTGACGGACTAGGGGATGTAATGAAGCCCACTTTGACCCCTCAGACGGGGGATGTTGACACCTCCATGGCTAACATGGCGAGTA ATCTCACAATGGGGACCCCAGCGGCACCTCAGGTAGCTCCCCCCTGTTGGGGTGCTCCCATG ACCGTACCCATGGGTGTTCCTCCTTTTATGGGGATTCACCCCAACTTCAGCATG CCCGGGGCACAAGGAGCTCCCATGATGCCGATGGTGAGGCCAAGCTTCCCCGCCACCGGAGCAGCCCCCGGAGCACCG ATGTCTCCTGGAGCAGCCCAGAGCCCCAGGAAGCCTCCACCCCCGAGGAACGCTCTGGATGACCTCAACATTAAGGACTTCATGTAG
- the LOC119476969 gene encoding clathrin coat assembly protein AP180-like isoform X9 produces the protein MSGQTLTDRIAAAQYQLTGSDMARAVCKATTHEVMAPKKKHLEYLVSATNTTNVNIPQMADTLFERATNASWVVVFKALVTSHHMCVHGNERFIQYLASRTSLFNLSNFIDKTGSHGYDMSTFIRRYGRYLNEKAFAYRQMAFDFTRVKKGAEGVMRTMTTEKLLKGMPVLQTQIDTLLEFDIHPKELNNGIINAAFLLLFKDLVKLFASYNDGVINLLEKYFKMKKGDCKEALEIYKRFLTRVTKIGEFLKLAETVGVDKNDIPDINYAPSSILESLETHMNGLEDVKGGKKGEGSPTKGSPTNNVSPTSTPAKSSNAVPTLQPPPGESAAAAAAAAEPVEDSLLDLDPLSSSGPSGPSAAPTSWGDLLGSEMGDSLLSEPTLTAEPAPSSAAATPTPAAAEPVVSLAPPTSTAAATTPAAANMDLLGDAFATPAAATEPSAAAAEGGAAAAAAATSAPAANAGAESTGGDATAAAAPAAPGAELMSGDVMKPTLTPQTGDVDTSMANMASNLTMGTPAAPQVAPPCWGAPMTVPMGVPPFMGIHPNFSMPGAQGAPMMPMVRPSFPATGAAPGAPMSPGAAQSPRKPPPPRNALDDLNIKDFM, from the exons atgtcGGGGCAAACGCTCACGGATCGCATCGCCGCTGCGCAGTACCAGCTAACGGGATCAGACATGGCCCGGGCTGTCTGCAAAGCCACCACTCATGAAGTGATGGCGCCCAAGAAAAAGCACCTGGAGT ACCTGGTGTCagccaccaacaccaccaacgTGAACATCCCTCAGATGGCTGACACGCTGTTTGAGCGAGCCACCAACGCCAGCTGGGTGGTCGTCTTCAAGGCCCTTGTCACCAGTCATCACATGTGTGTCCACGGCAACGAG AGGTTCATTCAGTACTTGGCTTCCAGGACCTCCCTGTTCAACCTCAGCAACTTTATCGACAAAACCGGCTCTCACG GCTACGACATGTCTACATTCATCAGACGATATGGCCGATACCTGAACGAAAAAGCCTTCGCCTACCGCCAGATGGCTTTTGATTTCACCAGAGTCAAGAAAGG TGCTGAGGGCGTGATGAGGACCATGACCACTGAGAAGCTGTTGAAAGGCATGCCTGTTCTGCAGACTCAGATTGACACACTCCTGGAGTTCGAT aTTCATCCCAAGGAGCTGAACAATGGGATCATCAATGCTGCGTTCCTGCTTCTCTTCAAGGATCTGGTCAAACTGTTCGCGTCCTACAACGACGGCGTCATCAACTTATTAG AGAAATACTTCAAGATGAAGAAGGGTGACTGTAAGGAGGCCTTGGAGATCTACAAAAGGTTCCTGACCAGGGTGACAAAGATTGGGGAATTCCTGAAGCTGGCTGAG ACAGTCGGAGTTGACAAAAACGACATTCCTGACATCAACTAC gCTCCCAGCAGTATCCTGGAGAGTCTGGAAACACACATGAACGGTCTGGAGGATGTGAAGGGTGGAAAGAAGGG TGAAGG GTCTCCAACAAAG GGGTCTCCGACGAACAACGTGTCTCCAACATCAACTCCGGCCAAATCTTCAAACGCTGTTCCCACACTGCAGCCTCCTCCTGGGGAgagcgccgccgccgccgctgctgctgctgagccagTTGAAGA TTCCTTGTTGGACCTGGATCCACTGTCCTCCTCGGGTCCCTCAGGACCATCAGCTGCCCCCACGTCTTGGGGAG ATCTTCTTGGATCGG AAATGGGCGATTCCTTGCTATCTGAACCCACCCTCACGGCAGAGCCCGCCCCCTCCTCTGCAGCAGCAACGCCcactcctgcagcagcagaaccCGTGGTCTCTCTAGCTCCTCCCACTAGCACAGCAGCCGCCACTACCCCTGCCGCCGCCAATATGGATCTGTTGGGAG ATGCCTTTGCAACACCTGCTGCTGCCACTGAGCCCTCTGCAGCAGCCGCTGAAGGTGgggctgccgccgccgccgccgccacgtCCGCCCCTGCTGCCAACGCTGGAGCCG AATCCACAGGAGGAGACGCCACAGccgctgctgctcctgctgcccCCGGCGCTGAGCTCATGtcag GGGATGTAATGAAGCCCACTTTGACCCCTCAGACGGGGGATGTTGACACCTCCATGGCTAACATGGCGAGTA ATCTCACAATGGGGACCCCAGCGGCACCTCAGGTAGCTCCCCCCTGTTGGGGTGCTCCCATG ACCGTACCCATGGGTGTTCCTCCTTTTATGGGGATTCACCCCAACTTCAGCATG CCCGGGGCACAAGGAGCTCCCATGATGCCGATGGTGAGGCCAAGCTTCCCCGCCACCGGAGCAGCCCCCGGAGCACCG ATGTCTCCTGGAGCAGCCCAGAGCCCCAGGAAGCCTCCACCCCCGAGGAACGCTCTGGATGACCTCAACATTAAGGACTTCATGTAG
- the LOC119476969 gene encoding clathrin coat assembly protein AP180-like isoform X1, with amino-acid sequence MSGQTLTDRIAAAQYQLTGSDMARAVCKATTHEVMAPKKKHLEYLVSATNTTNVNIPQMADTLFERATNASWVVVFKALVTSHHMCVHGNERFIQYLASRTSLFNLSNFIDKTGSHGYDMSTFIRRYGRYLNEKAFAYRQMAFDFTRVKKGAEGVMRTMTTEKLLKGMPVLQTQIDTLLEFDIHPKELNNGIINAAFLLLFKDLVKLFASYNDGVINLLEKYFKMKKGDCKEALEIYKRFLTRVTKIGEFLKLAETVGVDKNDIPDINYAPSSILESLETHMNGLEDVKGGKKGEGSPTKGSPTNNVSPTSTPAKSSNAVPTLQPPPGESAAAAAAAAEPVEDSLLDLDPLSSSGPSGPSAAPTSWGDLLGSEMGDSLLSEPTLTAEPAPSSAAATPTPAAAEPVVSLAPPTSTAAATTPAAANMDLLGDAFATPAAATEPSAAAAEGGAAAAAAATSAPAANAGADLFDSMPDTSFTKADLAPSVDLFTAESTGGDATAAAAPAAPGAELMSVFDGLGDVMKPTLTPQTGDVDTSMANMASNLTMGTPAAPQVAPPCWGAPMTVPMGVPPFMGIHPNFSMPGAQGAPMMPMVRPSFPATGAAPGAPMSPGAAQSPRKPPPPRNALDDLNIKDFM; translated from the exons atgtcGGGGCAAACGCTCACGGATCGCATCGCCGCTGCGCAGTACCAGCTAACGGGATCAGACATGGCCCGGGCTGTCTGCAAAGCCACCACTCATGAAGTGATGGCGCCCAAGAAAAAGCACCTGGAGT ACCTGGTGTCagccaccaacaccaccaacgTGAACATCCCTCAGATGGCTGACACGCTGTTTGAGCGAGCCACCAACGCCAGCTGGGTGGTCGTCTTCAAGGCCCTTGTCACCAGTCATCACATGTGTGTCCACGGCAACGAG AGGTTCATTCAGTACTTGGCTTCCAGGACCTCCCTGTTCAACCTCAGCAACTTTATCGACAAAACCGGCTCTCACG GCTACGACATGTCTACATTCATCAGACGATATGGCCGATACCTGAACGAAAAAGCCTTCGCCTACCGCCAGATGGCTTTTGATTTCACCAGAGTCAAGAAAGG TGCTGAGGGCGTGATGAGGACCATGACCACTGAGAAGCTGTTGAAAGGCATGCCTGTTCTGCAGACTCAGATTGACACACTCCTGGAGTTCGAT aTTCATCCCAAGGAGCTGAACAATGGGATCATCAATGCTGCGTTCCTGCTTCTCTTCAAGGATCTGGTCAAACTGTTCGCGTCCTACAACGACGGCGTCATCAACTTATTAG AGAAATACTTCAAGATGAAGAAGGGTGACTGTAAGGAGGCCTTGGAGATCTACAAAAGGTTCCTGACCAGGGTGACAAAGATTGGGGAATTCCTGAAGCTGGCTGAG ACAGTCGGAGTTGACAAAAACGACATTCCTGACATCAACTAC gCTCCCAGCAGTATCCTGGAGAGTCTGGAAACACACATGAACGGTCTGGAGGATGTGAAGGGTGGAAAGAAGGG TGAAGG GTCTCCAACAAAG GGGTCTCCGACGAACAACGTGTCTCCAACATCAACTCCGGCCAAATCTTCAAACGCTGTTCCCACACTGCAGCCTCCTCCTGGGGAgagcgccgccgccgccgctgctgctgctgagccagTTGAAGA TTCCTTGTTGGACCTGGATCCACTGTCCTCCTCGGGTCCCTCAGGACCATCAGCTGCCCCCACGTCTTGGGGAG ATCTTCTTGGATCGG AAATGGGCGATTCCTTGCTATCTGAACCCACCCTCACGGCAGAGCCCGCCCCCTCCTCTGCAGCAGCAACGCCcactcctgcagcagcagaaccCGTGGTCTCTCTAGCTCCTCCCACTAGCACAGCAGCCGCCACTACCCCTGCCGCCGCCAATATGGATCTGTTGGGAG ATGCCTTTGCAACACCTGCTGCTGCCACTGAGCCCTCTGCAGCAGCCGCTGAAGGTGgggctgccgccgccgccgccgccacgtCCGCCCCTGCTGCCAACGCTGGAGCCG ATCTCTTTGATTCCATGCCAGACACGAGCTTCACCAAAGCAGACCTCGCTCCCAGTGTTGACTTGTTTACAGCAG AATCCACAGGAGGAGACGCCACAGccgctgctgctcctgctgcccCCGGCGCTGAGCTCATGtcag TATTTGACGGACTAGGGGATGTAATGAAGCCCACTTTGACCCCTCAGACGGGGGATGTTGACACCTCCATGGCTAACATGGCGAGTA ATCTCACAATGGGGACCCCAGCGGCACCTCAGGTAGCTCCCCCCTGTTGGGGTGCTCCCATG ACCGTACCCATGGGTGTTCCTCCTTTTATGGGGATTCACCCCAACTTCAGCATG CCCGGGGCACAAGGAGCTCCCATGATGCCGATGGTGAGGCCAAGCTTCCCCGCCACCGGAGCAGCCCCCGGAGCACCG ATGTCTCCTGGAGCAGCCCAGAGCCCCAGGAAGCCTCCACCCCCGAGGAACGCTCTGGATGACCTCAACATTAAGGACTTCATGTAG
- the LOC119476969 gene encoding clathrin coat assembly protein AP180-like isoform X12 yields MSGQTLTDRIAAAQYQLTGSDMARAVCKATTHEVMAPKKKHLEYLVSATNTTNVNIPQMADTLFERATNASWVVVFKALVTSHHMCVHGNERFIQYLASRTSLFNLSNFIDKTGSHGYDMSTFIRRYGRYLNEKAFAYRQMAFDFTRVKKGAEGVMRTMTTEKLLKGMPVLQTQIDTLLEFDIHPKELNNGIINAAFLLLFKDLVKLFASYNDGVINLLEKYFKMKKGDCKEALEIYKRFLTRVTKIGEFLKLAETVGVDKNDIPDINYAPSSILESLETHMNGLEDVKGGKKGEGSPTKGSPTNNVSPTSTPAKSSNAVPTLQPPPGESAAAAAAAAEPVEDSLLDLDPLSSSGPSGPSAAPTSWGDLLGSDAFATPAAATEPSAAAAEGGAAAAAAATSAPAANAGADLFDSMPDTSFTKADLAPSVDLFTAESTGGDATAAAAPAAPGAELMSVFDGLGDVMKPTLTPQTGDVDTSMANMASNLTMGTPAAPQVAPPCWGAPMTVPMGVPPFMGIHPNFSMPGAQGAPMMPMVRPSFPATGAAPGAPMSPGAAQSPRKPPPPRNALDDLNIKDFM; encoded by the exons atgtcGGGGCAAACGCTCACGGATCGCATCGCCGCTGCGCAGTACCAGCTAACGGGATCAGACATGGCCCGGGCTGTCTGCAAAGCCACCACTCATGAAGTGATGGCGCCCAAGAAAAAGCACCTGGAGT ACCTGGTGTCagccaccaacaccaccaacgTGAACATCCCTCAGATGGCTGACACGCTGTTTGAGCGAGCCACCAACGCCAGCTGGGTGGTCGTCTTCAAGGCCCTTGTCACCAGTCATCACATGTGTGTCCACGGCAACGAG AGGTTCATTCAGTACTTGGCTTCCAGGACCTCCCTGTTCAACCTCAGCAACTTTATCGACAAAACCGGCTCTCACG GCTACGACATGTCTACATTCATCAGACGATATGGCCGATACCTGAACGAAAAAGCCTTCGCCTACCGCCAGATGGCTTTTGATTTCACCAGAGTCAAGAAAGG TGCTGAGGGCGTGATGAGGACCATGACCACTGAGAAGCTGTTGAAAGGCATGCCTGTTCTGCAGACTCAGATTGACACACTCCTGGAGTTCGAT aTTCATCCCAAGGAGCTGAACAATGGGATCATCAATGCTGCGTTCCTGCTTCTCTTCAAGGATCTGGTCAAACTGTTCGCGTCCTACAACGACGGCGTCATCAACTTATTAG AGAAATACTTCAAGATGAAGAAGGGTGACTGTAAGGAGGCCTTGGAGATCTACAAAAGGTTCCTGACCAGGGTGACAAAGATTGGGGAATTCCTGAAGCTGGCTGAG ACAGTCGGAGTTGACAAAAACGACATTCCTGACATCAACTAC gCTCCCAGCAGTATCCTGGAGAGTCTGGAAACACACATGAACGGTCTGGAGGATGTGAAGGGTGGAAAGAAGGG TGAAGG GTCTCCAACAAAG GGGTCTCCGACGAACAACGTGTCTCCAACATCAACTCCGGCCAAATCTTCAAACGCTGTTCCCACACTGCAGCCTCCTCCTGGGGAgagcgccgccgccgccgctgctgctgctgagccagTTGAAGA TTCCTTGTTGGACCTGGATCCACTGTCCTCCTCGGGTCCCTCAGGACCATCAGCTGCCCCCACGTCTTGGGGAG ATCTTCTTGGATCGG ATGCCTTTGCAACACCTGCTGCTGCCACTGAGCCCTCTGCAGCAGCCGCTGAAGGTGgggctgccgccgccgccgccgccacgtCCGCCCCTGCTGCCAACGCTGGAGCCG ATCTCTTTGATTCCATGCCAGACACGAGCTTCACCAAAGCAGACCTCGCTCCCAGTGTTGACTTGTTTACAGCAG AATCCACAGGAGGAGACGCCACAGccgctgctgctcctgctgcccCCGGCGCTGAGCTCATGtcag TATTTGACGGACTAGGGGATGTAATGAAGCCCACTTTGACCCCTCAGACGGGGGATGTTGACACCTCCATGGCTAACATGGCGAGTA ATCTCACAATGGGGACCCCAGCGGCACCTCAGGTAGCTCCCCCCTGTTGGGGTGCTCCCATG ACCGTACCCATGGGTGTTCCTCCTTTTATGGGGATTCACCCCAACTTCAGCATG CCCGGGGCACAAGGAGCTCCCATGATGCCGATGGTGAGGCCAAGCTTCCCCGCCACCGGAGCAGCCCCCGGAGCACCG ATGTCTCCTGGAGCAGCCCAGAGCCCCAGGAAGCCTCCACCCCCGAGGAACGCTCTGGATGACCTCAACATTAAGGACTTCATGTAG